Proteins from a single region of Neodiprion virginianus isolate iyNeoVirg1 chromosome 4, iyNeoVirg1.1, whole genome shotgun sequence:
- the LOC124303029 gene encoding rho GTPase-activating protein 39 isoform X1, with translation MASDSRMEWVEIIEPRTKEHMYANLTTGECVWDPPPGVPVKKTDNNQWWELFDQNTSRFYYYNATSQKTVWHRPTDCDIIPLAKLQTLKQNTEPVGPGGDSQRGNEPKKKESVSTQTPTSSVGRVAHLPFQESPNLAATLQVGSACRSRGPGVGIDAQTSPPSLSPSSRRHHHHHHHHHNSRHHHRHHEQPAARRQHNHSQDSGRSSDSSVSHSRTSLESTGYRLLDSPHRHHHRSIGQTQPIPPPSSHLRQQSGTLENRSHKSGTLESVKNQKIQPKTDSPPLGLSLSTSTPLFKKKTFVEPQREIRGTNLDSDRSKNGKDNRGSYGPEPSTSPYRESLMESRGFRQEMPPYRPPEVQVGQVYKPQVDKYGSLVETTGNRYHRERDLHYRERVNSLDKTNATSFYPSSIHHRNRQETGSGSISRPHHVGSVSLSEANVREKYGGVPPERAETNKSLIRSGGGIMANVSKQRSLEVGERDHRRTNCNNSIDRTPQPIARSYSFVQQQKQQQKQQNRRRDRDDDSMHERYLVGQPHPPPRDSSNSNSNDTSSTNSSSNSMGGEEVVGVEESANGKKKKSNGNPSPPPSPYYGNLLVDSDHLLPLQHYILQQAKLSGCYRFGDPLLAEEGDDSLDEEGGRGGGAGGRVDDDSDDQFADDEAASNQGDSSSQEYLEDHYADLGNYDTAGLATYYNTADTLTRPPATPPPPTIVSHTESIAAAVVRPISLPPSTGTNLGTTPNIGNESGIGSTDFDEVRRDGGGGDIEKYAQDNLNLNCGRPKGLRLLFRKKFSVRDMLSWSKDPIPQPMLAITGRDGEKLLKREACNLFRLVQVYMGDRKANVGMTLDGVAMDIVNTIFAKPPLRDELYVQICRQTTENPRKESLRRGWELMAVCLAFVPASATFEPYLEGYMNRHRDPDFQFLEVPKWPIHVQVSHYATVACRRLQRIGAHGKRQPRKATLEDIDQARIQIFRASMFGATLGEVMALQRDRYPQRELPWVQTTLARQVLLRGGTTTEGIFRVSADADEVSVLKASLDRFEDSGVANSAQDAHAPASLLKLWVRELYEPLIPDALYTECVSLRHDDVRAAAAAATALIDRLPDLNRRVLCHLIRFLQIFARPEVVVRTKMDASNLAMVMAPNVLRCTSQDPRVILENARKEMAFVRTLIQSLDTAWVEGLH, from the exons AAAAAAGACAGACAACAACCAATGGTGGGAATTGTTTGATCAGAATACGTCAAGATTTTACTACTACAATGCAACATCTCAGAAAACGGTTTGGCATCGTCCTACAGACTGTGACATCATACCACTGGCCAAATTGCAG ACATTAAAGCAAAATACGGAGCCTGTCGGACCTGGTGGAGATTCGCAGAGGGGAAATGAGCCCAAGAAGAAAGAGTCCGTTTCAACACAGACTCCAACTTCTTCAGTTGGTAGAGTTGCACATTTGCCCTTTCAGGAGAGTCCAAATCTAGCTGCGACACTA CAGGTCGGAAGTGCTTGCAGATCTCGAGGTCCAGGAGTCGGTATCGATGCTCAAACTTCGCCTCCGTCACTTTCACCTTCGTCCAGACGTCACCATCATCACCACCATCATCACCATAACAGCCGGCATCATCATCGACATCATGAACAACCTGCTGCTCGTAGGCAACACAATCACTCCCAG GATTCCGGGCGTTCCAGCGATAGCTCGGTATCACATAGTCGCACGTCTTTGGAATCTACTGGGTATCGACTCCTGGATTCACCTCATCGACATCACCATCGTTCCATTGGTCAGACCCAACCGATACCACCACCATCATCTCATTTGCGTCAACAATCTGGTACCTTGGAAAATCGAAGTCACAAAAGTGGGACTCTGGAGAGTgtgaaaaaccaaaaaatccAACCAAAAACTGATTCACCACCGCTTGGTTTATCGCTTTCTACTAGTACTCctcttttcaaaaaaaaaacctttgtAGAACCGCAAAGAGAAATAAGGGGGACGAATTTGGATTCGGACAGAAGTAAGAATG gCAAAGACAACAGAGGTTCGTATGGCCCTGAGCCAAGTACATCGCCATATAGAGAATCGTTGATGGAATCACGAGGTTTTAGGCAAGAAATGCCGCCATACCGTCCACCCGAAGTTCAAGTCGGTCAAGTGTATAAACCTCAGGTGGACAAATACGGATCTCTCGTGGAGACGACAGGGAATCGATACCACAGAGAACGGGATCTACATTACAGGGAGAGGGTTAACAGTCTAGACAAAACAAACGCAACATCGTTTTATCCTAGTTCTATTCATCATCGCAACAGGCAGGAAACAGGCAGTGGTAGCATCAGCAGACCTCACCATGTTGGCTCAGTTTCTCTGTCAGAGGCTAATGTCAGGGAAAAATATGGTGGTGTACCACCCGAGAGAGCAGAAACGAATAAAAGTTTGATCAGAAGTGGAGGCGGCATTATGGCTAATGTCTCCAAGCAAAGGAGCTTGGAAGTTGGTGAAAGAGATCATAGGAGGACAAATTGCAACAATTCTATTGACC GCACACCGCAACCAATAGCACGGAGCTACAGTTTCGTTCAGCAACAAAAGCAGCAACAGAAACAGCAAAACAGGAGACGAGATAGAGACGACGATTCAATGCATGAGAGATATTTAGTTGGCCAACCGCATCCTCCGCCGCGAGACAGCAGTAACAGTAATAGCAATGACACCAGCAGCACAAACAGCAGCAGTAACAGCATGGGGGGTGAGGAAGTGGTTGGAGTTGAGGAGAGCgcgaatgggaaaaaaaagaagagtaaCGGAAACCCTAGTCCTCCCCCTTCACCTTATTACGGAAATCTATTAGTGGATTCCGACCACTTGCTACCTCTTCAACATTACATTCTTCAGCAGGCTAAACTCTCTG GTTGTTATCGGTTTGGTGATCCCTTGCTCGCTGAAGAAGGAGATGATTCGTTAGATGAAGAAGGTGGCCGAGGTGGAGGAGCAGGGGGAAGGGTGGATGACGATTCTGACGATCAGTTTGCAGATGATGAGGCTGCTAGCAATCAGGGAGATTCTTCAAGCCAAGAATATCTTGAGGATCACTATGCAG ATTTAGGCAACTATGACACGGCAGGTTTAGCTACTTATTATAATACAGCAGACACTTTGACGAGGCCTCCAGCTACCCCGCCACCCCCAACTATAGTTTCTCACACTGAG AGCATAGCTGCGGCGGTTGTGAGACCGATTTCCCTGCCACCTTCGACTGGAACGAATTTAGGAACGACTCCGAATATTGGAAATGAATCTGGAATAGGATCGACGGACTTTGACGAAGTGAGGCGAGACGGCGGTGGCGGAGACATAGAAAAATATGCGCAAGACAATTTGAACCTGAACTGTGGAAGACCGAAGGGACTCAGGCTGCTTTTCCGTAAGAAATTCAGCGTGCGCGACATGCTAAGTTGGTCTAAAGACCCGATACCTCAGCCAATGCTTGCTATAACTGGTAGAGACGGTGAGAAGCTTCTTAAGAGAGAAGCTTGTAATTTATTCAGACTCGTGCAAGTTTACATGGGAGATAGAAAAGCTAACGTAGGTATGACTCTCGATGGAGTAGCAATGGACATAGTCAATACAATCTTTGCTAAACCGCCGCTACGAGACGAGCTTTACGTGCAAATCTGTCGTCAAACTACGGAAAATCCTCGTAAAGAAAGCCTGCGCAGAGGATGGGAGCTGATGGCTGTCTGTCTCGCTTTTGTTCCTGCTAGTGCTACTTTTGAGCCGTACCTTGAAGGCTACATGAACAGGCATAGAGATccagattttcaatttctcgaaGTTCCAAAATGGCCAATACACGTCCAAGTCAGTCACTACGCTACCGTCGCATGCCGGCGCTTACAGCGCATTGGAGCCCATGGAAAACGCCAACCCCGCAAGGCTACTCTTGAGGACATTGACCAAGCTAGG ATACAAATCTTCCGTGCTTCGATGTTTGGCGCGACGCTAGGAGAAGTCATGGCTTTGCAACGAGATCGATACCCTCAAAGGGAGCTTCCCTGGGTGCAAACGACACTAGCAAGACAGGTTTTACTTCGTGGTGGAACTACAACAGAAGGGATTTTCAGAGTATCTGCCGACGCAGATGAGGTTAGCGTCCTTAAAGCGTCTCTTGACCGATTCGAGGATAGCGGAGTGGCAAATTCAGCCCAAGATGCTCACGCACCAGCTTCTCTATTGAAGCTTTGGGTAAGGGAACTGTACGAGCCACTCATCCCGGATGCTCTCTATACCGAATGTGTCTCATTACGCCACGACGATGTTCGAGCCGCTGCCGCAGCAGCTACTGCATTGATAGATCGGCTTCCCGACCTTAACCGTCGTGTTCTTTGTCATCTGATAAGATTTTTACAG atatttGCAAGACCGGAAGTTGTTGTTCGAACAAAAATGGATGCAAGCAACTTGGCTATGGTAATGGCTCCTAACGTGTTGCGTTGTACGTCCCAGGATCCGAGAGTTATTCTAGAAAATGCTAGAAAAGAGATGGCCTTTGTTCGCACCCTCATTCAATCTCTAGACACTGCGTGGGTCGAAGGTCTTCACTGA
- the LOC124303029 gene encoding rho GTPase-activating protein 39 isoform X2: MASDSRMEWVEIIEPRTKEHMYANLTTGECVWDPPPGVPVKKTDNNQWWELFDQNTSRFYYYNATSQKTVWHRPTDCDIIPLAKLQTLKQNTEPVGPGGDSQRGNEPKKKESVSTQTPTSSVGRVAHLPFQESPNLAATLQVGSACRSRGPGVGIDAQTSPPSLSPSSRRHHHHHHHHHNSRHHHRHHEQPAARRQHNHSQDSGRSSDSSVSHSRTSLESTGYRLLDSPHRHHHRSIGQTQPIPPPSSHLRQQSGTLENRSHKSGTLESVKNQKIQPKTDSPPLGLSLSTSTPLFKKKTFVEPQREIRGTNLDSDRSKDNRGSYGPEPSTSPYRESLMESRGFRQEMPPYRPPEVQVGQVYKPQVDKYGSLVETTGNRYHRERDLHYRERVNSLDKTNATSFYPSSIHHRNRQETGSGSISRPHHVGSVSLSEANVREKYGGVPPERAETNKSLIRSGGGIMANVSKQRSLEVGERDHRRTNCNNSIDRTPQPIARSYSFVQQQKQQQKQQNRRRDRDDDSMHERYLVGQPHPPPRDSSNSNSNDTSSTNSSSNSMGGEEVVGVEESANGKKKKSNGNPSPPPSPYYGNLLVDSDHLLPLQHYILQQAKLSGCYRFGDPLLAEEGDDSLDEEGGRGGGAGGRVDDDSDDQFADDEAASNQGDSSSQEYLEDHYADLGNYDTAGLATYYNTADTLTRPPATPPPPTIVSHTESIAAAVVRPISLPPSTGTNLGTTPNIGNESGIGSTDFDEVRRDGGGGDIEKYAQDNLNLNCGRPKGLRLLFRKKFSVRDMLSWSKDPIPQPMLAITGRDGEKLLKREACNLFRLVQVYMGDRKANVGMTLDGVAMDIVNTIFAKPPLRDELYVQICRQTTENPRKESLRRGWELMAVCLAFVPASATFEPYLEGYMNRHRDPDFQFLEVPKWPIHVQVSHYATVACRRLQRIGAHGKRQPRKATLEDIDQARIQIFRASMFGATLGEVMALQRDRYPQRELPWVQTTLARQVLLRGGTTTEGIFRVSADADEVSVLKASLDRFEDSGVANSAQDAHAPASLLKLWVRELYEPLIPDALYTECVSLRHDDVRAAAAAATALIDRLPDLNRRVLCHLIRFLQIFARPEVVVRTKMDASNLAMVMAPNVLRCTSQDPRVILENARKEMAFVRTLIQSLDTAWVEGLH; the protein is encoded by the exons AAAAAAGACAGACAACAACCAATGGTGGGAATTGTTTGATCAGAATACGTCAAGATTTTACTACTACAATGCAACATCTCAGAAAACGGTTTGGCATCGTCCTACAGACTGTGACATCATACCACTGGCCAAATTGCAG ACATTAAAGCAAAATACGGAGCCTGTCGGACCTGGTGGAGATTCGCAGAGGGGAAATGAGCCCAAGAAGAAAGAGTCCGTTTCAACACAGACTCCAACTTCTTCAGTTGGTAGAGTTGCACATTTGCCCTTTCAGGAGAGTCCAAATCTAGCTGCGACACTA CAGGTCGGAAGTGCTTGCAGATCTCGAGGTCCAGGAGTCGGTATCGATGCTCAAACTTCGCCTCCGTCACTTTCACCTTCGTCCAGACGTCACCATCATCACCACCATCATCACCATAACAGCCGGCATCATCATCGACATCATGAACAACCTGCTGCTCGTAGGCAACACAATCACTCCCAG GATTCCGGGCGTTCCAGCGATAGCTCGGTATCACATAGTCGCACGTCTTTGGAATCTACTGGGTATCGACTCCTGGATTCACCTCATCGACATCACCATCGTTCCATTGGTCAGACCCAACCGATACCACCACCATCATCTCATTTGCGTCAACAATCTGGTACCTTGGAAAATCGAAGTCACAAAAGTGGGACTCTGGAGAGTgtgaaaaaccaaaaaatccAACCAAAAACTGATTCACCACCGCTTGGTTTATCGCTTTCTACTAGTACTCctcttttcaaaaaaaaaacctttgtAGAACCGCAAAGAGAAATAAGGGGGACGAATTTGGATTCGGACAGAA gCAAAGACAACAGAGGTTCGTATGGCCCTGAGCCAAGTACATCGCCATATAGAGAATCGTTGATGGAATCACGAGGTTTTAGGCAAGAAATGCCGCCATACCGTCCACCCGAAGTTCAAGTCGGTCAAGTGTATAAACCTCAGGTGGACAAATACGGATCTCTCGTGGAGACGACAGGGAATCGATACCACAGAGAACGGGATCTACATTACAGGGAGAGGGTTAACAGTCTAGACAAAACAAACGCAACATCGTTTTATCCTAGTTCTATTCATCATCGCAACAGGCAGGAAACAGGCAGTGGTAGCATCAGCAGACCTCACCATGTTGGCTCAGTTTCTCTGTCAGAGGCTAATGTCAGGGAAAAATATGGTGGTGTACCACCCGAGAGAGCAGAAACGAATAAAAGTTTGATCAGAAGTGGAGGCGGCATTATGGCTAATGTCTCCAAGCAAAGGAGCTTGGAAGTTGGTGAAAGAGATCATAGGAGGACAAATTGCAACAATTCTATTGACC GCACACCGCAACCAATAGCACGGAGCTACAGTTTCGTTCAGCAACAAAAGCAGCAACAGAAACAGCAAAACAGGAGACGAGATAGAGACGACGATTCAATGCATGAGAGATATTTAGTTGGCCAACCGCATCCTCCGCCGCGAGACAGCAGTAACAGTAATAGCAATGACACCAGCAGCACAAACAGCAGCAGTAACAGCATGGGGGGTGAGGAAGTGGTTGGAGTTGAGGAGAGCgcgaatgggaaaaaaaagaagagtaaCGGAAACCCTAGTCCTCCCCCTTCACCTTATTACGGAAATCTATTAGTGGATTCCGACCACTTGCTACCTCTTCAACATTACATTCTTCAGCAGGCTAAACTCTCTG GTTGTTATCGGTTTGGTGATCCCTTGCTCGCTGAAGAAGGAGATGATTCGTTAGATGAAGAAGGTGGCCGAGGTGGAGGAGCAGGGGGAAGGGTGGATGACGATTCTGACGATCAGTTTGCAGATGATGAGGCTGCTAGCAATCAGGGAGATTCTTCAAGCCAAGAATATCTTGAGGATCACTATGCAG ATTTAGGCAACTATGACACGGCAGGTTTAGCTACTTATTATAATACAGCAGACACTTTGACGAGGCCTCCAGCTACCCCGCCACCCCCAACTATAGTTTCTCACACTGAG AGCATAGCTGCGGCGGTTGTGAGACCGATTTCCCTGCCACCTTCGACTGGAACGAATTTAGGAACGACTCCGAATATTGGAAATGAATCTGGAATAGGATCGACGGACTTTGACGAAGTGAGGCGAGACGGCGGTGGCGGAGACATAGAAAAATATGCGCAAGACAATTTGAACCTGAACTGTGGAAGACCGAAGGGACTCAGGCTGCTTTTCCGTAAGAAATTCAGCGTGCGCGACATGCTAAGTTGGTCTAAAGACCCGATACCTCAGCCAATGCTTGCTATAACTGGTAGAGACGGTGAGAAGCTTCTTAAGAGAGAAGCTTGTAATTTATTCAGACTCGTGCAAGTTTACATGGGAGATAGAAAAGCTAACGTAGGTATGACTCTCGATGGAGTAGCAATGGACATAGTCAATACAATCTTTGCTAAACCGCCGCTACGAGACGAGCTTTACGTGCAAATCTGTCGTCAAACTACGGAAAATCCTCGTAAAGAAAGCCTGCGCAGAGGATGGGAGCTGATGGCTGTCTGTCTCGCTTTTGTTCCTGCTAGTGCTACTTTTGAGCCGTACCTTGAAGGCTACATGAACAGGCATAGAGATccagattttcaatttctcgaaGTTCCAAAATGGCCAATACACGTCCAAGTCAGTCACTACGCTACCGTCGCATGCCGGCGCTTACAGCGCATTGGAGCCCATGGAAAACGCCAACCCCGCAAGGCTACTCTTGAGGACATTGACCAAGCTAGG ATACAAATCTTCCGTGCTTCGATGTTTGGCGCGACGCTAGGAGAAGTCATGGCTTTGCAACGAGATCGATACCCTCAAAGGGAGCTTCCCTGGGTGCAAACGACACTAGCAAGACAGGTTTTACTTCGTGGTGGAACTACAACAGAAGGGATTTTCAGAGTATCTGCCGACGCAGATGAGGTTAGCGTCCTTAAAGCGTCTCTTGACCGATTCGAGGATAGCGGAGTGGCAAATTCAGCCCAAGATGCTCACGCACCAGCTTCTCTATTGAAGCTTTGGGTAAGGGAACTGTACGAGCCACTCATCCCGGATGCTCTCTATACCGAATGTGTCTCATTACGCCACGACGATGTTCGAGCCGCTGCCGCAGCAGCTACTGCATTGATAGATCGGCTTCCCGACCTTAACCGTCGTGTTCTTTGTCATCTGATAAGATTTTTACAG atatttGCAAGACCGGAAGTTGTTGTTCGAACAAAAATGGATGCAAGCAACTTGGCTATGGTAATGGCTCCTAACGTGTTGCGTTGTACGTCCCAGGATCCGAGAGTTATTCTAGAAAATGCTAGAAAAGAGATGGCCTTTGTTCGCACCCTCATTCAATCTCTAGACACTGCGTGGGTCGAAGGTCTTCACTGA
- the LOC124303029 gene encoding rho GTPase-activating protein 39 isoform X3, whose protein sequence is MEWVEIIEPRTKEHMYANLTTGECVWDPPPGVPVKKTDNNQWWELFDQNTSRFYYYNATSQKTVWHRPTDCDIIPLAKLQTLKQNTEPVGPGGDSQRGNEPKKKESVSTQTPTSSVGRVAHLPFQESPNLAATLQVGSACRSRGPGVGIDAQTSPPSLSPSSRRHHHHHHHHHNSRHHHRHHEQPAARRQHNHSQDSGRSSDSSVSHSRTSLESTGYRLLDSPHRHHHRSIGQTQPIPPPSSHLRQQSGTLENRSHKSGTLESVKNQKIQPKTDSPPLGLSLSTSTPLFKKKTFVEPQREIRGTNLDSDRSKNGKDNRGSYGPEPSTSPYRESLMESRGFRQEMPPYRPPEVQVGQVYKPQVDKYGSLVETTGNRYHRERDLHYRERVNSLDKTNATSFYPSSIHHRNRQETGSGSISRPHHVGSVSLSEANVREKYGGVPPERAETNKSLIRSGGGIMANVSKQRSLEVGERDHRRTNCNNSIDRTPQPIARSYSFVQQQKQQQKQQNRRRDRDDDSMHERYLVGQPHPPPRDSSNSNSNDTSSTNSSSNSMGGEEVVGVEESANGKKKKSNGNPSPPPSPYYGNLLVDSDHLLPLQHYILQQAKLSGCYRFGDPLLAEEGDDSLDEEGGRGGGAGGRVDDDSDDQFADDEAASNQGDSSSQEYLEDHYADLGNYDTAGLATYYNTADTLTRPPATPPPPTIVSHTESIAAAVVRPISLPPSTGTNLGTTPNIGNESGIGSTDFDEVRRDGGGGDIEKYAQDNLNLNCGRPKGLRLLFRKKFSVRDMLSWSKDPIPQPMLAITGRDGEKLLKREACNLFRLVQVYMGDRKANVGMTLDGVAMDIVNTIFAKPPLRDELYVQICRQTTENPRKESLRRGWELMAVCLAFVPASATFEPYLEGYMNRHRDPDFQFLEVPKWPIHVQVSHYATVACRRLQRIGAHGKRQPRKATLEDIDQARIQIFRASMFGATLGEVMALQRDRYPQRELPWVQTTLARQVLLRGGTTTEGIFRVSADADEVSVLKASLDRFEDSGVANSAQDAHAPASLLKLWVRELYEPLIPDALYTECVSLRHDDVRAAAAAATALIDRLPDLNRRVLCHLIRFLQIFARPEVVVRTKMDASNLAMVMAPNVLRCTSQDPRVILENARKEMAFVRTLIQSLDTAWVEGLH, encoded by the exons AAAAAAGACAGACAACAACCAATGGTGGGAATTGTTTGATCAGAATACGTCAAGATTTTACTACTACAATGCAACATCTCAGAAAACGGTTTGGCATCGTCCTACAGACTGTGACATCATACCACTGGCCAAATTGCAG ACATTAAAGCAAAATACGGAGCCTGTCGGACCTGGTGGAGATTCGCAGAGGGGAAATGAGCCCAAGAAGAAAGAGTCCGTTTCAACACAGACTCCAACTTCTTCAGTTGGTAGAGTTGCACATTTGCCCTTTCAGGAGAGTCCAAATCTAGCTGCGACACTA CAGGTCGGAAGTGCTTGCAGATCTCGAGGTCCAGGAGTCGGTATCGATGCTCAAACTTCGCCTCCGTCACTTTCACCTTCGTCCAGACGTCACCATCATCACCACCATCATCACCATAACAGCCGGCATCATCATCGACATCATGAACAACCTGCTGCTCGTAGGCAACACAATCACTCCCAG GATTCCGGGCGTTCCAGCGATAGCTCGGTATCACATAGTCGCACGTCTTTGGAATCTACTGGGTATCGACTCCTGGATTCACCTCATCGACATCACCATCGTTCCATTGGTCAGACCCAACCGATACCACCACCATCATCTCATTTGCGTCAACAATCTGGTACCTTGGAAAATCGAAGTCACAAAAGTGGGACTCTGGAGAGTgtgaaaaaccaaaaaatccAACCAAAAACTGATTCACCACCGCTTGGTTTATCGCTTTCTACTAGTACTCctcttttcaaaaaaaaaacctttgtAGAACCGCAAAGAGAAATAAGGGGGACGAATTTGGATTCGGACAGAAGTAAGAATG gCAAAGACAACAGAGGTTCGTATGGCCCTGAGCCAAGTACATCGCCATATAGAGAATCGTTGATGGAATCACGAGGTTTTAGGCAAGAAATGCCGCCATACCGTCCACCCGAAGTTCAAGTCGGTCAAGTGTATAAACCTCAGGTGGACAAATACGGATCTCTCGTGGAGACGACAGGGAATCGATACCACAGAGAACGGGATCTACATTACAGGGAGAGGGTTAACAGTCTAGACAAAACAAACGCAACATCGTTTTATCCTAGTTCTATTCATCATCGCAACAGGCAGGAAACAGGCAGTGGTAGCATCAGCAGACCTCACCATGTTGGCTCAGTTTCTCTGTCAGAGGCTAATGTCAGGGAAAAATATGGTGGTGTACCACCCGAGAGAGCAGAAACGAATAAAAGTTTGATCAGAAGTGGAGGCGGCATTATGGCTAATGTCTCCAAGCAAAGGAGCTTGGAAGTTGGTGAAAGAGATCATAGGAGGACAAATTGCAACAATTCTATTGACC GCACACCGCAACCAATAGCACGGAGCTACAGTTTCGTTCAGCAACAAAAGCAGCAACAGAAACAGCAAAACAGGAGACGAGATAGAGACGACGATTCAATGCATGAGAGATATTTAGTTGGCCAACCGCATCCTCCGCCGCGAGACAGCAGTAACAGTAATAGCAATGACACCAGCAGCACAAACAGCAGCAGTAACAGCATGGGGGGTGAGGAAGTGGTTGGAGTTGAGGAGAGCgcgaatgggaaaaaaaagaagagtaaCGGAAACCCTAGTCCTCCCCCTTCACCTTATTACGGAAATCTATTAGTGGATTCCGACCACTTGCTACCTCTTCAACATTACATTCTTCAGCAGGCTAAACTCTCTG GTTGTTATCGGTTTGGTGATCCCTTGCTCGCTGAAGAAGGAGATGATTCGTTAGATGAAGAAGGTGGCCGAGGTGGAGGAGCAGGGGGAAGGGTGGATGACGATTCTGACGATCAGTTTGCAGATGATGAGGCTGCTAGCAATCAGGGAGATTCTTCAAGCCAAGAATATCTTGAGGATCACTATGCAG ATTTAGGCAACTATGACACGGCAGGTTTAGCTACTTATTATAATACAGCAGACACTTTGACGAGGCCTCCAGCTACCCCGCCACCCCCAACTATAGTTTCTCACACTGAG AGCATAGCTGCGGCGGTTGTGAGACCGATTTCCCTGCCACCTTCGACTGGAACGAATTTAGGAACGACTCCGAATATTGGAAATGAATCTGGAATAGGATCGACGGACTTTGACGAAGTGAGGCGAGACGGCGGTGGCGGAGACATAGAAAAATATGCGCAAGACAATTTGAACCTGAACTGTGGAAGACCGAAGGGACTCAGGCTGCTTTTCCGTAAGAAATTCAGCGTGCGCGACATGCTAAGTTGGTCTAAAGACCCGATACCTCAGCCAATGCTTGCTATAACTGGTAGAGACGGTGAGAAGCTTCTTAAGAGAGAAGCTTGTAATTTATTCAGACTCGTGCAAGTTTACATGGGAGATAGAAAAGCTAACGTAGGTATGACTCTCGATGGAGTAGCAATGGACATAGTCAATACAATCTTTGCTAAACCGCCGCTACGAGACGAGCTTTACGTGCAAATCTGTCGTCAAACTACGGAAAATCCTCGTAAAGAAAGCCTGCGCAGAGGATGGGAGCTGATGGCTGTCTGTCTCGCTTTTGTTCCTGCTAGTGCTACTTTTGAGCCGTACCTTGAAGGCTACATGAACAGGCATAGAGATccagattttcaatttctcgaaGTTCCAAAATGGCCAATACACGTCCAAGTCAGTCACTACGCTACCGTCGCATGCCGGCGCTTACAGCGCATTGGAGCCCATGGAAAACGCCAACCCCGCAAGGCTACTCTTGAGGACATTGACCAAGCTAGG ATACAAATCTTCCGTGCTTCGATGTTTGGCGCGACGCTAGGAGAAGTCATGGCTTTGCAACGAGATCGATACCCTCAAAGGGAGCTTCCCTGGGTGCAAACGACACTAGCAAGACAGGTTTTACTTCGTGGTGGAACTACAACAGAAGGGATTTTCAGAGTATCTGCCGACGCAGATGAGGTTAGCGTCCTTAAAGCGTCTCTTGACCGATTCGAGGATAGCGGAGTGGCAAATTCAGCCCAAGATGCTCACGCACCAGCTTCTCTATTGAAGCTTTGGGTAAGGGAACTGTACGAGCCACTCATCCCGGATGCTCTCTATACCGAATGTGTCTCATTACGCCACGACGATGTTCGAGCCGCTGCCGCAGCAGCTACTGCATTGATAGATCGGCTTCCCGACCTTAACCGTCGTGTTCTTTGTCATCTGATAAGATTTTTACAG atatttGCAAGACCGGAAGTTGTTGTTCGAACAAAAATGGATGCAAGCAACTTGGCTATGGTAATGGCTCCTAACGTGTTGCGTTGTACGTCCCAGGATCCGAGAGTTATTCTAGAAAATGCTAGAAAAGAGATGGCCTTTGTTCGCACCCTCATTCAATCTCTAGACACTGCGTGGGTCGAAGGTCTTCACTGA